Proteins encoded together in one Acipenser ruthenus chromosome 22, fAciRut3.2 maternal haplotype, whole genome shotgun sequence window:
- the LOC117418094 gene encoding transmembrane protein 100 has protein sequence MMGCKSAPLACRQQQLQMESSTASLEGVALAKPEPLSTLERLAVATGGTEKSWYRCIFPFGIISLVIGVSGAAVTFYFNNLPMAKAVSVVLLGVGFCLMVTAFACWRVHKRKKRKRKEGGSFSSEQCAL, from the coding sequence ATGATGGGATGCAAGTCGGCACCCTTAGCCTGCcggcagcagcagctgcagatgGAGAGCTCCACGGCCAGCCTGGAAGGAGTAGCCCTGGCCAAGCCTGAGCCCCTGTCCACCCTGGAGAGGCTGGCCGTGGCCACGGGAGGCACGGAGAAGTCCTGGTACCGCTGCATCTTCCCCTTCGGCATCATCTCGCTGGTCATCGGGGTGTCCGGCGCGGCGGTCACCTTCTACTTCAACAACCTGCCCATGGCCAAGGCTGTCTCGGTGGTCCTGCTGGGGGTGGGCTTCTGCCTGATGGTCACGGCCTTCGCCTGCTGGAGGGTGCacaagaggaagaagaggaaaagGAAAGAAGGGGGCTCCTTCAGCTCGGAGCAGTGCGCTCTGTGA